The following nucleotide sequence is from Devosia salina.
AATCAGGGGGCTCGATTTGGCTTTGCGGACGGCGCGGCACGTATGCAGGCCGCCTTCGCAACGGCTGATGCAGCCGCGCGGTTTGTGCGGTTGGGCGAAGCCGCCGGCGTCGAGCAGGCTGCTCTCGTCGCCTATGACCAGGACATGGTGGTCAAGACTGCTTCTGCCGCAGAGCGAGCGAACGGTGGCACACTGACCGGCGCAGAACGGATGCTTTATGACGCCTGTATGGCCAAGGGGCTAAGCGGTATGCGGAACAAGGCGCTTTATGTCGACCCATACGAGAACATGCACCAGCGGCTGTGGTGTGGCGACACGCTGACTATTCTGGAACAGCGCGGTAAATTGGAGGGCACCGCCGAGCAGCTTGCAGACGCGAAAGTGGCAATGGGCGCGGCGGAATTTATGCGAACGGAGATTTTCGAATTTTTCGGCGTTCCGGCCAGCGACAATGACATGCTGCGTATGGGCTATCTTTACCTGGCGCTCGCCCAAGTTGAAGCCTTCACCCAGTCCGGGGACCGGGGCAAGTTCGAAGCTGATCCGATCAGCTGCCTTAGCCTCGCGCCGACTGATCTCGGCGACAATATACCCGATCCGGAGCAGTCGACGCCGGACCGTCCCGTTCTCACGGCAGCGGGCTGGGACTATCCGCTGAGTGCTGACTTCCGGTTCAACGCCTGGTGCTATGGGGCCATGCACTACATCACTGACGGCAATATGCCGGCATATAGCAAGCTGAGTGTTTCAGAGGCGACGGACCTGATTGGGGACCTGCATTTCAGGATGTTGCGCGAAGCCAAGGGGCTGGGCTTTAGCGAGGAAACGCTCGCAGAAGTAGAGGTGGAGTCCTATCATCAGGCCGCCTACGAATTCGCGCGCCCACTCACAAACGCGGGTGAGTCCCCACTGTCATATGACTACGAATCGTGCGCGCGCGCCGCAGTCGATGTCGGCGCATTGCTTGATGTCGACAGCCTTCAAGCCATGGTGGATTCCTCGTCAGCCTCAGCACCCGAACCTGCATCATCGGACGCTGCGCCCGACAGCGAGTTGGACGATATTGTATGGTGCATCGCCGGTCTTGAGCGGGTGCTAGGAAGCGAAACCGACCGCGAAAAGCGATCGGCGCTCAGGGACGGTATGGAGTCGCTGACCAACAGAGCCGCCTGGCTTGGGAGCGAACTGGGGCTGGCCCGCGAGGCGGTCATGGAACGCGTAACCGACATAAAGCCGGTCGTGGACGAGCAAATTGACGAGCTTCGACGTAATGACGGCAAGCGAATGATCGCCTTCTGCCTCGAACGCGCCGTGGGCGGCTACGCGGAAGAGTTCTACGACTGGGTGGAGCCGTGACCCAACAGGACCGGTCGCGTATTTGTCGCTAGGGCATTATGAGGCCGCGTGAAATCGCCTTCGCCAATGCCTGCTCCCGCGTCTGAGCATTGAGCTTGGTTCGAGCCCCCCTAACATGCAATTCCACCGTAGCCGGTTTTATACCCAGCCGGTCTGCGATCTGTTGGGTCCGCAAGCCAGCGGCGAGGTAAGCAAGACAATCATGCTCACGCGGCGACAGGGCCGGACACATCTCGTCATCATCACAGGCTCGCAGCACCTTCATGCGTTCGTGGGCATAGAGTGCGGCGACGCGCAGGCTGTCGCCATGCTCCTTGCGGATGGCCTCCACGTCGGATCGTGACAGGGTAGACCCGATATTCCATCCGCCCATGCCCTGCTGATCGGCCTTGTGGAATGTACAGGAGAAGCCGGCGCGCATACCGGCTCATACTCCAGATTGAAGCCAGGCGAACTTGGGTGGGAACTTCTTACAAAAAGCTGAAATGGCCGAATAAGGGGATCGCTGAGCCAAGCTTGCGGCGGTGATCGCATCTTGAGGTATGTCCGCGCGAACTAGCAGACGAAAGTCTGCTAACCGATTATGGCCGTTCAAGAGAAGACGGTCATCAAACCACCCCGATTGTGGGCGTTGCTAAAACCGGAGCGGACGGACCGCTTTCTGGAAATCGAAATGACAGGCTGAGCGGCAGGAATGGGGCGCCTCGCTGACGAGCGGCCGGGAGCTAACAATAGCCGTTCCGGCGCTTTGTGAGTTAGGAGCAACCATTAGTGAGCATAGTCGACTGCGCAGAACAACTGTTGGCGCTTTAACTAGGACCGGCGGTGGGTGCTTTCGCGGACGATTAGTTCTGGATCAATGAGGGTCACGCTTGGATCAGGCAAGGGGCCTTGGTTGCCGATGAGTTCGATCAGGCGAGCCACGGCTAGGTCGGTGATCAGCTTGATCTCATAATTGACGCTGGTGAGCGGGGTGGCCGCATGCTCGGCGAATTCAATATTGTCGAAACCGACGATTGCTACGTCCTCGGGGACCCTAAGGCCGTTTTTCTGAGTCCAGCGAAGCGCGCCGATTGCCAGGGAGTCGTTAGCCGTAAAAACGGCGGTGGGGCGATCAGCCAGGCGCATCAGCTTATCCATGGCCCAATACCCCCGAATGACGGAGTGACCTTGCGGGTCGGCAGACAATGCGCGTTCCGGCTCTATGCCCGCCTCGGTGAGCGCGGCGACATAACCATCACGCTTTTCGTGATTGCCCATAGGATTGGCGCTGTCGATGATACCGATGCGACTATGACCCATGTCGATCAGATGCCTGACAGCCCGATAGGCGCCGCGCCGCTCGTCTACTGATACGGCATCCACGCCGGCATCGGGATCGGCCACCAGCAAAACCACCGGATAGTTGGCCTGGCGCAATTGCCTGATATGGGCCAGATCGCGGTGACTGCGCGGATAGATGAGCATGCCGTCGACCTGTCGGGACTGGAACATGGCAAAAATGCGCTTTTCCTCGTCCAGGTCATTGTTCGAAGTGGCAAAGAGCGTCGAGTAGCCACGCTCGGCCAGAGCCAGTTCGATCGATTGCGCAACCTGGGTCAGGGCGGGGTTGGTGATGTCGGTCAGCACCAACCCGATAGTCTTGGTTTCGCGACTGACCAGAGATTTCGCCACCTGGTTGGGCATGTAATTGAGATCGCGCGCCGCATCGCGGATACGCATGGCCGTGTCTGCGGGAATGCGGGGGCTTCCGCGCAGGGCGAGACTGACCGTGTTCACGGAGAAACCGGTCTTGTCCGCAACGTCCTTTAATCGAACAATCGGCCTGCCCAACCCGTTCGCCCCCGTTTCCCGACTGAATGGCTTATGCGCGCTCGGTACGCAAGCGCCGAATGGCCTGCAATTGCAGGCAGTCTTCGGCCATTTCCATCAACTCGATCCGATTGCCATCGGGATCTTCAATCCAGGCCTGCCGATTGCCATCCAGCCCGGGCTTGATTTCCGAGGTGAGGGCGATGCCTGCAGCCTTGATGCGCTCGCAGGTGCCGTCCAAATCCTCGATGGTGAAGCATGTGTGGTTGACGCCATTGGCATTCCAGCCGGGTGCGCGATCATTTTCTGCGCCTGGGAAAATCTCCAGATACTGATCGTCGGTGATCCGCAGATAAACCAGCCAGGTTTCGCCATTGTCGTGCTTGAGACGCAACATTTCTGGGAAGCCCAGGCGATCGCGATAGAAGTCCAATGACCGGTCCAGGTCTGTGACCTTGATCGCCACATGTCCGATGCCGACAACACCAAGCATAAATTCCTCCTGACCCTTTTGGGTCGTTGTAAACAAGGTCAGCCACGCTGACATTGTATGATCGTTAATACAGAGCCTCATCGCAGCTTGGCCATGAGGTGTCAATGCGTGACCTCAGTCCCAGTCCGGACCCCAATCGGGCGCAATGGCGCGCAGATTGCGGTCTCTGGTTTCGATGAGCGATATGTCTTCCGGCGTGAGATTCAGCTGCTGCGCCGCAAAATTGGAGCGGATACGTTCCACCTTCCCGGACGTCGGAATGGCCGCATAGCCCTTGGCGAGTTCAAAGGCGAGAGCCAGTTGCTCCGGGGTTGTGGAATAGCGGTTAGCCATGTCGACCAGCACCGGGTCCTCGCCCAAACGCCCGTGAGCGATCGGCTGGTAGCAGGTGACCAGAATGCCGTGCTCAGCGCAGTAATTCGCCAATTTCTTGTTTTGAATGAATGGGTTAAGTTCAACCTGGTTGTTGGCGATGCGCCCCTCTCCGGCAACCGAGCGCGCTTCATCGAGCAGCGCAATGGTGAAGTTGGAGACGCCAATATAGCGAGTCAGACCGCGATCCTGAGCATCAAGAAGCGGCTCGAGATACGTGGCCAGCGGCTGAGCACCGTTGGGCGACGGCCAGTGCAGCAGGGTCAAATCCACCTGATCGATACCCAGATTGGAGAGGCTGGCTTCGAGAGAAGGAACAACCTTTCCCTCGCCATAGTTCTCGGTGGAAATCTTGGTTGTCAGAAACACCTCACCGCGCGCCAGACCCGAGCGTCGCAATGCAGTTCCGACCTGGCTTTCCGTATCATAGGTCTGGGCGGTATCAAGATGGCGGTAACCAATCTCAAGCGCAGCCAGAATGGCCTCGACGCCCTCCTCCTTCCAACGACCATAGGTGCCAAACCCAAGACGCGGCATAACTTCTTGTAAGTTCAAATCTTTTTCCTCCAATTGGCACCCTTGCCCTGCATGGCGCAGCGTCTTGTTACTGCTCTTTTGCTGCTGGGTAGTTGACGCATCAACAATTATGCTCCTAGATTAACGCTAATACAACACCGGAAGAGAACCCGATTACAGGGTCAGCCGGGTCAAAGGGAGGATCTACATGCGCTGGAGCCGCATTGCGCCCCAACTCGCCCTGACGCCGGCCTTGGTGGTCACCGCTGTCGCCTTTGTCGGGTCCATTGGCTGGACCGCCTATCTCTCGCTCACGCGCAGCCGTCGATTGCCCGAATATGAAATCGACTGGTCTGAATGGGGCCGCCAATACGACCGTCTGTTCCGCGATGCCGGGTGGGAAATTTCGCTGCGGAACCTCATCGTTCTCGGTCTGGGCAGCGCACTTGCCATTGTCTTCGGCTTTGTTCTCGCGGCACTGATCGACAAGGAAAAGCGCGGCGAAAGTCTCTTCCGCACCGTATTTCTCTATCCGCTCGCTGTGTCTTTGATCGTCACGGGCGCCGCATGGCGCTGGATTTTGAACCCGACACTGGGTGCGCAGAGCTTCCTGCGCGGTCTAGGTTGGGATGTGGATTTCAATTGGCTCGCCCAAGGCGACACCGCCATGTACGCCATCATTCTTGCTTCGGTCTGGCAAAGCGCAGGCTTCTACATGGCGCTGATGCTGGCAGGCCTCAAAGGCATCAACTCGGAAATCTGGAGCGCCGCTAAGCTCGATGGCGTGCCGATGTGGCGGGTTTACCTCGAAATCATCATTCCAATGATGAAATTCACCTTCATCACCTGCGCCATCCTGCTCTCGCTCGGCGTGATCAAGGCCTATGACGTCGTGGTCGCCATGACCAATGGCGGACCCGGCCAGAGCACTTGGGTGCCCGCCTATTTCACCATCAACGCACTCTCGGCCAAGTCCAACCTTGGATATGCCTCGGCCGCCGCGGTCATGATGCTCGCCATCACCTTTGTGATCTTCATTCCGCTGGTGGCGCTCACTGCCTGGCAGCAACGCAAGCGGGAGGCCGTATAATGAGCCAGTTTTCCGTCTCCGAACGGGCAGCCGCCTCCGGCGCCATGTCCCAGACCCGTGCCCCTTATTTTGTGCGCAAGAAGAAGGGGATCACGCCGCGCACCATCGCCATTCTGGTGTTTCTCTCCATCTGCGCGCTGTTCTTCTGCGTGCCGCTCTATGTGGTCGTGGTGACCTCGTTCAAAACGATGGATCAGATCCGCGAGGGCGCGATCTTCAGCTTGCCCACGATCTGGACCCTTGAGGCCTGGGATCACGCTTGGAACCAGGCTTGTTCGGGGATCAAATGCGAGGGGCTCAAGGTTGGGTTCTGGAACTCGGTCTTCATTCTGTTCCCCTCGTTGATACTGTCCATTTCCCTGGCCATGGTGACCGGCTTTGCCTTGGCCCTGTGGAATGTGCGCTGGGCCGGTGCCTTCCTGTTCCTCCTCTTTATCTGCGCCTTCGTGCCCTTTCAGATCATCATGTATCCGCTGATCGTGATGACCACTACCACCAAAATCTACGGCACGCTCTGGGCCGTTGCAGTTATCCATGCCGTGCTCGCCATGCCCGTGCTGACGTTGATCTTCCGCAATTATTACAAGGATATCCCGACCGAGATCATGTCGGCGGCGATGATGGACTCGGGCTCGTTCTGGCGCATCTTCTTCGAGATCATCGTGCCCATGAGCGGCAATATACTGATCGTCGTGCTGATCCTGCAGATCACCTCTATCTGGAATGATTACCTGATCGGCGTGACCTTTGGCGGCCTGAGCGGCCAGCCCATGACGGTCAATCTCGCCAATCTCATAACCATCTCCACGGGCACGACCAACTATGCCCACAACATGGCTGCGGCGCTGCTCACGGCCATTCCACCCCTCGTCGTCTATTTCCTCGTCGGCAAGCTCTTCGTCCAGGGCGTGACCGCCGGCGCCATCAAGGGTTAGTGCCATGCCAGCCGTGAGTTTCGAACATATCGTCAAGCGTTATGGCGCGGTCACCGTGCTGGACGATCTGAACCTTGCCGTCGAAGACGGGGATTTCCTTGTGCTGCTGGGCCCCTCCGGTTGCGGCAAGACCACTTTGCTCAACCTGCTGGCGGGTCTGCTTGAGGTCAGCGATGGCCGGATCATGATCGGCGAGCGTGATGTGACAGAGCTCGATCCCAAGGATCGCGGGCTGGCCATGGTGTTCCAGTCCTACGCGCTCTATCCGACCAAAACGGTGCGCGGGAACCTCAAATTCGGTCTGGCGGCCAGCAAGCTGCCCGGTGATGAAATCGAGCGGCGCATCGCCTGGGTGGCAAAAATGCTGCAGATCGAGCCGCTGCTCGACCGCAAGCCAGCCCAGCTTTCGGGTGGACAGCGCCAGCGTGTCGCCATCGGCCGGGCCATCATCAAGAAAGTCGACGTTTTCCTGTTCGACGAACCCTTGAGCAATCTCGATGCCAAGCTGCGGACCGAAATGCGGCTGGAGATCAAGAAGCTGCATGACGAGCTGAACTCGACCGTCGTCTATGTGACCCATGACCAGATCGAGGCCATGACCATGGCCACCAAGATCGCGGTGATGGATGGCGGCGTCATCCAGCAATTCGGTACACCCGACGAGGTCTATGAACATCCGGCAAACCTGTTCGTCGCCGGCTTCATAGGCGCTCCGGCGATGAACATGCGCAATGCCACGATCTCGGTAGAGAGTGGCAAGGTCGAAGCAATTTTCGGCTCGGGAGCGCGTCTCGACGTCTCGTCCTATCCATTCATGGCCAAGCCGCAGAACAATCAGCAGGTCGTGGTGGGGATGCGTCCCGAGCATTTCACCGTTGGCGAGCCGACTGGAGCAGGCGAAGCGTTTTCGCTGCCCGTGCAATCGGCCGAGCGCACAGGCTCGGACGCGACCCTCTACCTGTCCTTTGAAGGCGAAATGCTGGCGCTGCGCGTCGCGCCTGATCTCGCCGCAGGTCTCAAGGTCGGCAGCACGGTGCCGGTGCAGTTCCAGACCGACAAGGTCAACCTTTTCGATGCCCAATCCGGGCAACGGATTTAGCCAACATCACAAGGGAGGAAACCAAGATGTTGAAGTCAATCCTGGGTGGCGTCACTGCCGCTCTCATGCTCAGCTCCGCGGCCAGCGCCACGGACCTCATCATCTACCACAACTGGTCGTCCGGGCCGGAAGTGGCTGCGCTCAACGTCCTCAAGGCCGGTCTCGAAGCCAAGGGTCACACCTGGACCGATATCGCCATTCCGCACGATACCGGCTCCAATGTGAACCTGATGAATCTGGTCACAGGCGGCACCCCGCCCAATGTGTTCCTGGAATCGAGCCCCGGCGTCTATCGCGATCTGATCGGTCTTGGTCTGGGCCGCCCGCTCACCGAATTCTTCACCGAGCAGGGCATTCTTGAGCACTACCCGACCTCCGTGGTCAGCTCCATCACGGTGGACGGCGAGATCATGAAGATCCCGACAGCCATCCATATCGACGGCATGGCCTATTACAATATGGACGTGGCCAAGGCTGCCGGTGTTGATCCGGCATCCTGGAATTCGCTCGATGCCATGTTTGCCGACTTCCAGAAGATCCGGGATGCTGGCTATATCCCGATCGCCATCGGTGGCCAGCAGTGGCAGGTTGGCTATCTGACCCATGCCCTGGCGGCCGCGACCGGCGGCCCGGAATTCTACAATGGTCTCTATGGGGCTGAGCCGGACCCGTCTGTCATCGACAGCGCCGATATGCGCACACTGCTCGAAACGCTGCGTCGCTTCCAGCAGGAAGCCGATGAAGGCTCGGTCAATCGCGAGTGGAACGTGACCACCAATATGGTGATCACCGGCAAGGCCCTGATGCAGATCCATGGCGACTGGATGAAGGGTGAATGGACCGCCGCTGGCAAGGTTGCGGGCACCGATTTCGGTTGCGTGCAGATCCCCGGCGCCAAGGCCGTTCCGGTGACCGTCGATAGCTGGGGCATTCTGGGCGGCCAGCCTGCTGATGTCGATGCTGCCGAACTCGACTTTGCCGCCGTGGTTGCCGATCCGCAGATCCAGGCTGACTTCTCTGCCGCCAAGGGGTCCACTCCCACGCGCCTCGACGCTCCGGCCGAAGTTCTGGATGCCTGCTCCACCGAAGTCCTCCATATCCTCGAAGACGCTGACCATCAGGTCCCCAATCCACACTCCACTGTGGATGCGGACTGGCAGAATTCGATCTGGGATGTGGTGTTCAACTTCTGGAGCGACCCGTCCATGAGCGTGGATGATGCCATCGCCCAGATCCAGGAAAACTACGACATCATCCTGGGCTAATCCCTCCCAACGCCTCCCAGCGACGTCTGGCGACCCGGAGCCTTTGGCTCCGGGCCGCCCGGCACACGCCAACCCATGGACAAGACAATGGACAAGCGCCTGCTTGATGAAGACGAAGTGATGCAGATCTGCTTCGTCACCCACGACGTGGTCAAATCGGCCCAGTGGTTCTCCGACCTCACCGGTAAACCCATGCCCAAAGAGGGCAAGGCCGCCGAACCCGAAGAGGCCAAGGCCATCTATAATGGCCAGCCCGCCGATGTCGGCTGCCGGATCATGATGTTCCAGTTCGGCAATATCGACGTCGAATTCCTTCAGCCCGGCCCGGAGAAAAGCGCCTGGCGCGATCTGTTGGAAGAAAAAGGCCCCGGCTGCCACCATATTGCCTTCCGCACAAGGAATCTGACCAAGCGCGATGCCTATCTCGAATCCAAGGGGCACAAGCTGCTGCAACGCGGCGAATTCGACGGCAGCCATGGGCGATATGCCTACTATGACACCGTCAAGGATCTGGGCGTCATGATCGAACTGCTCGAGTTCGACAAAGACAAAGAAGCCCAGCCCTGAATACTCCCGGCGCCGCCGATAGCGGCGCCCCCGATCCGGATGTGATGACCATGACTTACCTCAAGGCCTACCAGCTTTATTCCTCGCGCAATTTCCCGCCGCTCGCAGACCAACTGCCCATCCTGAAG
It contains:
- a CDS encoding aldo/keto reductase, whose product is MEEKDLNLQEVMPRLGFGTYGRWKEEGVEAILAALEIGYRHLDTAQTYDTESQVGTALRRSGLARGEVFLTTKISTENYGEGKVVPSLEASLSNLGIDQVDLTLLHWPSPNGAQPLATYLEPLLDAQDRGLTRYIGVSNFTIALLDEARSVAGEGRIANNQVELNPFIQNKKLANYCAEHGILVTCYQPIAHGRLGEDPVLVDMANRYSTTPEQLALAFELAKGYAAIPTSGKVERIRSNFAAQQLNLTPEDISLIETRDRNLRAIAPDWGPDWD
- a CDS encoding VOC family protein, encoding MLGVVGIGHVAIKVTDLDRSLDFYRDRLGFPEMLRLKHDNGETWLVYLRITDDQYLEIFPGAENDRAPGWNANGVNHTCFTIEDLDGTCERIKAAGIALTSEIKPGLDGNRQAWIEDPDGNRIELMEMAEDCLQLQAIRRLRTERA
- a CDS encoding ABC transporter substrate-binding protein; the encoded protein is MLKSILGGVTAALMLSSAASATDLIIYHNWSSGPEVAALNVLKAGLEAKGHTWTDIAIPHDTGSNVNLMNLVTGGTPPNVFLESSPGVYRDLIGLGLGRPLTEFFTEQGILEHYPTSVVSSITVDGEIMKIPTAIHIDGMAYYNMDVAKAAGVDPASWNSLDAMFADFQKIRDAGYIPIAIGGQQWQVGYLTHALAAATGGPEFYNGLYGAEPDPSVIDSADMRTLLETLRRFQQEADEGSVNREWNVTTNMVITGKALMQIHGDWMKGEWTAAGKVAGTDFGCVQIPGAKAVPVTVDSWGILGGQPADVDAAELDFAAVVADPQIQADFSAAKGSTPTRLDAPAEVLDACSTEVLHILEDADHQVPNPHSTVDADWQNSIWDVVFNFWSDPSMSVDDAIAQIQENYDIILG
- a CDS encoding carbohydrate ABC transporter permease produces the protein MSQFSVSERAAASGAMSQTRAPYFVRKKKGITPRTIAILVFLSICALFFCVPLYVVVVTSFKTMDQIREGAIFSLPTIWTLEAWDHAWNQACSGIKCEGLKVGFWNSVFILFPSLILSISLAMVTGFALALWNVRWAGAFLFLLFICAFVPFQIIMYPLIVMTTTTKIYGTLWAVAVIHAVLAMPVLTLIFRNYYKDIPTEIMSAAMMDSGSFWRIFFEIIVPMSGNILIVVLILQITSIWNDYLIGVTFGGLSGQPMTVNLANLITISTGTTNYAHNMAAALLTAIPPLVVYFLVGKLFVQGVTAGAIKG
- a CDS encoding VOC family protein codes for the protein MDKRLLDEDEVMQICFVTHDVVKSAQWFSDLTGKPMPKEGKAAEPEEAKAIYNGQPADVGCRIMMFQFGNIDVEFLQPGPEKSAWRDLLEEKGPGCHHIAFRTRNLTKRDAYLESKGHKLLQRGEFDGSHGRYAYYDTVKDLGVMIELLEFDKDKEAQP
- a CDS encoding response regulator transcription factor, which produces MRAGFSCTFHKADQQGMGGWNIGSTLSRSDVEAIRKEHGDSLRVAALYAHERMKVLRACDDDEMCPALSPREHDCLAYLAAGLRTQQIADRLGIKPATVELHVRGARTKLNAQTREQALAKAISRGLIMP
- a CDS encoding LacI family DNA-binding transcriptional regulator produces the protein MGRPIVRLKDVADKTGFSVNTVSLALRGSPRIPADTAMRIRDAARDLNYMPNQVAKSLVSRETKTIGLVLTDITNPALTQVAQSIELALAERGYSTLFATSNNDLDEEKRIFAMFQSRQVDGMLIYPRSHRDLAHIRQLRQANYPVVLLVADPDAGVDAVSVDERRGAYRAVRHLIDMGHSRIGIIDSANPMGNHEKRDGYVAALTEAGIEPERALSADPQGHSVIRGYWAMDKLMRLADRPTAVFTANDSLAIGALRWTQKNGLRVPEDVAIVGFDNIEFAEHAATPLTSVNYEIKLITDLAVARLIELIGNQGPLPDPSVTLIDPELIVRESTHRRS
- a CDS encoding ABC transporter ATP-binding protein codes for the protein MPAVSFEHIVKRYGAVTVLDDLNLAVEDGDFLVLLGPSGCGKTTLLNLLAGLLEVSDGRIMIGERDVTELDPKDRGLAMVFQSYALYPTKTVRGNLKFGLAASKLPGDEIERRIAWVAKMLQIEPLLDRKPAQLSGGQRQRVAIGRAIIKKVDVFLFDEPLSNLDAKLRTEMRLEIKKLHDELNSTVVYVTHDQIEAMTMATKIAVMDGGVIQQFGTPDEVYEHPANLFVAGFIGAPAMNMRNATISVESGKVEAIFGSGARLDVSSYPFMAKPQNNQQVVVGMRPEHFTVGEPTGAGEAFSLPVQSAERTGSDATLYLSFEGEMLALRVAPDLAAGLKVGSTVPVQFQTDKVNLFDAQSGQRI
- a CDS encoding carbohydrate ABC transporter permease — its product is MRWSRIAPQLALTPALVVTAVAFVGSIGWTAYLSLTRSRRLPEYEIDWSEWGRQYDRLFRDAGWEISLRNLIVLGLGSALAIVFGFVLAALIDKEKRGESLFRTVFLYPLAVSLIVTGAAWRWILNPTLGAQSFLRGLGWDVDFNWLAQGDTAMYAIILASVWQSAGFYMALMLAGLKGINSEIWSAAKLDGVPMWRVYLEIIIPMMKFTFITCAILLSLGVIKAYDVVVAMTNGGPGQSTWVPAYFTINALSAKSNLGYASAAAVMMLAITFVIFIPLVALTAWQQRKREAV